One segment of Streptomyces sp. TG1A-8 DNA contains the following:
- the proC gene encoding pyrroline-5-carboxylate reductase: MSQKVAVLGTGKIGEALLSGMIRAGWAPADLLVTARRPERAEELRTRYGVAPVTNTEAARTADTLILTVKPQDMSALLDELAPQVPAGRLVISGAAGVPTAFFEERLAAGTPVVRVMTNTPALVDEAMSVISAGSHATTDHLAVAEEIFGAVGKTLRVPESQQDACTALSGSGPAYFFYLVEAMTDAGILLGLPRDKAHDLIVQSAIGAAVMLRDSGEHPVKLRENVTSPAGTTISAIRELENHGVRAALIAALEAARDRSRALASGNKG; encoded by the coding sequence ATGAGCCAGAAAGTCGCAGTCCTCGGCACCGGCAAGATCGGCGAAGCCCTGCTCAGCGGAATGATCCGGGCCGGCTGGGCCCCCGCCGACCTCCTGGTGACCGCCCGCCGTCCCGAACGCGCCGAAGAACTCCGCACCCGCTACGGAGTCGCCCCGGTCACCAACACCGAGGCCGCCAGGACCGCGGACACCCTGATCCTCACCGTCAAGCCGCAGGACATGAGCGCCCTCCTGGACGAACTCGCCCCGCAGGTCCCCGCCGGCCGCCTCGTCATCAGCGGCGCCGCCGGCGTGCCCACGGCCTTCTTCGAGGAACGCCTCGCCGCGGGCACCCCCGTCGTCCGCGTCATGACCAACACCCCGGCCCTCGTGGACGAGGCCATGTCGGTCATCTCCGCCGGCAGCCACGCCACCACCGACCACCTGGCCGTCGCCGAGGAGATCTTCGGAGCCGTCGGCAAGACCCTCCGCGTCCCCGAGAGCCAGCAGGACGCCTGCACCGCCCTGTCCGGGTCCGGCCCGGCCTACTTCTTCTACCTGGTCGAGGCCATGACCGACGCCGGCATCCTGCTCGGCCTGCCCCGTGACAAGGCCCACGACCTCATCGTCCAGTCCGCCATCGGCGCCGCCGTGATGCTCCGGGACAGCGGCGAGCACCCCGTCAAGCTCCGCGAGAACGTCACCTCCCCGGCGGGCACCACGATCAGCGCCATCCGCGAGCTGGAGAACCACGGCGTCCGGGCCGCCCTCATCGCGGCACTGGAGGCCGCGCGCGACCGCAGCCGCGCCCTCGCCTCGGGCAACAAGGGCTGA
- a CDS encoding EamA/RhaT family transporter has translation MSDETGTPGTPAGSTGPARGGPSPEPLRFFGTSWVHHDHGYAARRTGVAAGSLAAAVVSCLVLRLAYQGIRLAGTGSFVTVLVIVMFAVCSALAFRNTWEGFTRRHDPARQASLRGLLAIGFVGSLLAYFLRSLTEAPGEGLHREEYARAREAHARRAARRPGNPGKKRRR, from the coding sequence GTGAGCGACGAAACCGGCACTCCGGGCACCCCCGCGGGCTCCACGGGCCCGGCCCGGGGCGGGCCGAGCCCCGAGCCCCTGCGCTTCTTCGGCACGTCCTGGGTGCACCACGACCACGGATACGCGGCCCGCCGGACCGGCGTCGCCGCCGGCTCCCTCGCCGCCGCGGTCGTCTCCTGCCTGGTCCTGCGCCTCGCCTACCAGGGCATCCGGCTCGCCGGCACCGGCTCCTTCGTGACCGTCCTGGTCATCGTCATGTTCGCGGTCTGCAGCGCGCTCGCCTTCCGCAACACCTGGGAGGGCTTCACCAGGCGCCACGACCCGGCACGCCAGGCCTCCCTGCGCGGCCTGCTCGCCATCGGCTTCGTCGGCTCCCTCCTCGCCTACTTCCTCCGCTCCCTGACCGAGGCCCCGGGCGAGGGACTCCACCGCGAGGAGTACGCCAGGGCCCGCGAGGCCCACGCCCGGCGCGCCGCCCGGCGTCCGGGCAACCCGGGGAAGAAGCGCCGCCGCTGA
- a CDS encoding SH3 domain-containing protein, whose translation MSVEHVEDIGSTGAGRAATVTVTAESLRYYAVAPGVRLNVRSGPGTGYGLVRVLPEGASVPVHCQTPGTSVAGPYGTSAIWDNIGNGEYVSDTYVRTGSDGYVAPRCG comes from the coding sequence ATGTCAGTCGAGCACGTGGAAGACATCGGCAGCACCGGTGCGGGGCGGGCCGCGACCGTGACGGTCACGGCGGAGTCCCTGCGCTACTACGCGGTCGCCCCGGGCGTCCGCCTGAACGTCCGCAGCGGTCCCGGCACCGGCTACGGCCTCGTCCGCGTCCTGCCCGAGGGCGCGAGCGTCCCCGTCCACTGCCAGACACCGGGCACCTCCGTCGCGGGCCCCTACGGCACCTCGGCCATCTGGGACAACATCGGCAACGGCGAGTACGTCTCCGACACCTACGTCCGAACGGGCAGCGACGGCTACGTCGCCCCGCGCTGCGGCTGA